A region of the Coriobacteriia bacterium genome:
CAACCCCTCCGAGATCCTGAGTTTCCGGGCACCAAGGCCCTAGTTTCTGGGCTCCTGAGCACCTAGTCGCTAGTTTCTGGCACCCAGGTCCCCAGCCGATGTCACACTTCGCGTCACTTCCGGCCGCTAGCCATAACCCGGCAAAAGGAATCCTCGGCGACTTCCCGGCTGCTCAATCTTGGCCGTCCGCTTGCAGAGGAAGCGTCCTACAATGGCGGGACGTAAAGGAGCCCTGTGAGACTGTCGCTCGAACATGCTCGACGAATCGTAATCGGTGCGGCCGTGATCACTGCGGCTCTGTTCGTGCTGGTCGTTGCCATCGTGCTGTTCGCGCCTCGGGGCACGGCGGCGCGTACCAGCCCAGCCACGCCCGCTCCGACGCCGACTGCCAGCGTCGAGCAGACGTCGGCGCCCATCGCCTCCCCTCTCGTCTCGGCGGGCGGCGCACCGCTCGACGCATACGCCGGCCTTGCAACCTGGGTCGACATCTACGACACGCCCGCGTGGCGTGATCCGGCGGCAGCCATCGCCGACATGTCGCGCCACGGCGTCAAGACGCTCTTCGTCCAGACGTCGCACTACAACATGCGCACGGCGTTCTACAACGCCAAGGCGCTGCGGGAGTTCATCGCCGAGGGCCATGCCCGAGGCATGCGCGTCGTGGCCTGGTACCTGCCCAACATGAAGCCGGGCTCGGTCGACTACGCGCGCGTCAAAGCCGCTGTGAGGCTGAAGACCGCCGACGGCCAGACGTTCGACTCCTTCGCGCTCGACATCGAGTCCAGCGCCATCGGCTCCGAAGCGATGCGCAACCGAGGCCTGAAGCAGCTCTCGGCGAAGATCCGCACGCTTGTTGGCCCCACGTACCCGCTGGGTGCGATCATCCCTTCGCCGGTGGGGCTGCGACGCCCCCACAGCGTCTGGGGCAACTTCCCTTATTCGATGCTACCTCGCTACTACGACATCTTCGTGCCGATGGGCTACTACACGTTCCACGGCCGCGGCGCCAAATCGGCCTACATGGATGCCTCCCAGAACCTGAGCATCCTACGTTCGCAGCCGGGATGCTCCGCTGTGCCTGTCCACCTGATCGGCGGAATCGCCGAGGACTCCTCGACCGGTCAGGTGCAGGGTTTTGCACAGGCAGTACGCGAGGGCGGATGCCTGGGTGCGAGCCTGTACGGCTGGGCCGGCACGAGCTCGGCAGCGTGGCGAGCGATGGCGTCGATTGCTCCTTAGCCGCTGGTCGGGTCGCGAATCGGCTATGCTCTGACCGGGGACGTACCAAGCGCCGAGGAGGTCGGGATGTCAGAGCCAACAGCGAGCACCAGCGATAGTCGGTCCTTGCAGGCGCGCATCCAAGAACCCCAGCTCGATCGCTACGCCCTCGTGTGCGCGTTGATTCTTTCGACGATCCTCTCGACGTCGGTACTTGGCGATGGCGAGATCGGCCTGATCCTCACGCTCGCGCTGATGACCACCACGCTCGTGATAGCACTGCGCACGTCCGATGCGGGCCCGCGCGTGACGCTCGCCGCGACGGCTATCTCCGTGCTTGCGATCGTCGGCATCTGCGTCGCGCTCCTGACCCACAACACGGGGCCGGCCAGACTAGCGTATGGCCTGGCGATGATCGGCATCGTTGGCGTAACGCCTGTGGTCATCGCGCGACGCCTTGCCACTCACACCGTGGTCTCGCTCGACACGGTCATCGGCGCGGCTGCAATCTACCTGCTGATCGGGCTGCTGTTCGCGGTGATCTACAGCACTATCAGCTTCGTGCTGGCGCG
Encoded here:
- a CDS encoding potassium channel family protein, with the translated sequence MSEPTASTSDSRSLQARIQEPQLDRYALVCALILSTILSTSVLGDGEIGLILTLALMTTTLVIALRTSDAGPRVTLAATAISVLAIVGICVALLTHNTGPARLAYGLAMIGIVGVTPVVIARRLATHTVVSLDTVIGAAAIYLLIGLLFAVIYSTISFVLARQGIPAAAPGFFVASRPIEASDYVYYSFTTLATVGYGDLTASIALGRLLSVCEALIGQLYLVTIVAVLVSNMGRSRPRRADGSIISPTEED